A part of Vigna radiata var. radiata cultivar VC1973A chromosome 11, Vradiata_ver6, whole genome shotgun sequence genomic DNA contains:
- the LOC106776775 gene encoding L-tryptophan--pyruvate aminotransferase 1, whose protein sequence is MVVATEKSNGRNISPNTIIELEKGDPVVFEKYWRKRGEECSIVIRGWEMMSYLGDAKNNVCWYMLPEVERSIRRLHHVVGNAVTHDRYIVVGTGATQLFQASVFALSPPHPSKPINVLAAAPFYSEYQDEISILRSGLYQWGGDAASYQKNEPYIEVITSPNNPDGIIRGPVVKSEAKGKLIHDLAYYWPHYTPITHQADHDLMLFTFSKCTGHAGSRFGWAVVKDIEVAKKMTKYVQLSSIGVSKETQTRVVKIIGVVCDGYQNFGSMESELFFEYSKRLLRERWQKLWAVIDESKVFSVAKYSKAVCNFTNDSSEPSPGFIWLKCEEGIEDCESYLLEKLKVRARGGKRFGVDSKYARISMIGTDDDFNEFLKRVSNAKKE, encoded by the exons ATGGTGGTGGCCACAGAGAAATCCAATGGCAGAAACATCTCCCCAAATACGATCATCGAACTTGAGAa AGGTGATCCAGTGGTGTTCGAAAAATACTGGAGAAAGAGGGGTGAGGAATGCAGCATAGTGATAAGAGGATGGGAGATGATGAGTTACCTTGGTGATGCGAAGAACAACGTGTGCTGGTACATGTTGCCGGAAGTTGAGAGAAGCATCAGAAGGTTGCATCACGTGGTGGGAAATGCTGTCACCCATGACAGATACATTGTCGTGGGGACAGGAGCCACGCAACTCTTCCAAGCTTCTGTCTTTGCTCTCTCTCCTCCACACCCTTCTAAACCCATCAATGTTCTTGCTGCTGCGCCATTCTACTCG GAGTACCAAGATGAGATTAGTATTTTGCGTTCAGGGTTATACCAATGGGGTGGCGATGCTGCTTCTTATCAGAAAAACGAGCCTTACATAGAGGTGATAACCTCTCCAAATAACCCTGATGGGATTATTCGAGGACCTGTGGTGAAATCTGAGGCTAAAGGGAAACTGATTCATGATCTTGCATATTACTGGCCACATTACACTCCCATCACTCACCAAGCTGACCATGATCTCATGCTCTTCACATTCTCCAAATGCACTGGTCATGCTGGTTCACGTTTCGG GTGGGCAGTGGTTAAGGACATTGAGGTAGCTAAGAAGATGACGAAGTATGTGCAGCTGAGCTCCATTGGAGTGTCAAAAGAAACTCAAACTCGAGTGGTTAAAATCATTGGAGTGGTTTGTGATGGATACCAGAACTTCGGGTCGATGGAATCTGAGCTGTTCTTTGAATACAGCAAACGCCTCTTGAGGGAGAGGTGGCAAAAACTCTGGGCAGTTATTGATGAATCCAAGGTTTTCTCAGTGGCCAAGTATTCAAAGGCCGTTTGCAACTTCACCAATGATTCATCTGAACCATCTCCTG GTTTTATATGGTTGAAGTGTGAGGAGGGCATAGAAGATTGTGAGAGTTATCTGCTGGAAAAACTGAAGGTTCGTGCAAGAGGAGGGAAACGGTTTGGTGTTGATTCAAAGTATGCTAGAATCAGCATGATTGGAACAGACGATGATTTCAATGAATTCCTGAAAAGGGTGTCAAATGCCAAGAAGGAATGA